One segment of Phragmites australis chromosome 13, lpPhrAust1.1, whole genome shotgun sequence DNA contains the following:
- the LOC133889680 gene encoding uncharacterized protein LOC133889680 isoform X2, translating into MTTKAGGAELCGDGGAYEARRRQSLRARYAYGFIFFATNLLAWFVRDYGARALRGLHHVPVCGAGDSKCFQSGGVLRVSLGCFIFFCVMFATTFGSRKLHEVRNSWHSGCWILKSLVYVVSIGIPFIIPNTFVQLYGEIARLGAGIFLLLQLISMLHFISWCNKRWMPDPGSNQCGLFGLFLSTISFIASFSGIAVLYVLYVPSSSCAFNIFTITWTAILVKIMMAMSLHSKVNEGLLSSGIMGSYLVFLCWSALHSEPQTGKCHSQMKIAKDGDWATIVSFIIAICSIVLATFSTGIDTKSFQFRNDEVQLEEDTPYSYEIFHFVFAMGAMYFAMLFISWELNHPTRKWSIDVGWASTWVKIINEWFAASIYIWRLISPVVLRKQPANDAELVPRRSTV; encoded by the exons ATGACGACCAAGGCAGGAGGCGCGGAGCTGTGCGGAGACGGCGGCGCGTACGAGGCGAGGAGGCGGCAGTCGCTGAGGGCGCGGTACGCGTACGGGTTCATCTTCTTCGCCACCAACCTGCTGGCCTGGTTCGTCAGGGACTACGGGGCCAGGGCGCTCCGCGGCCTGCACC ATGTGCCGGTTTGCGGGGCAGGCGACTCTAAGTGCTTCCAGTCTGGAGGGGTGCTTCGGGTGAGCTTGGGCTGCTTC ATATTTTTCTGTGTGATGTTTGCCACAACATTTGGGAGCCGCAAGCTCCACGAAGTTCGTAATTCATGGCATTCTGGATGTTGGATTCTGAAGTCTCTTGTGTATGTCGTGTCGATTGGCATCCCATTTATCATCCCGAACACCTTCGTCCAACTTTATG GTGAAATCGCCCGACTGGGTGCCGG GATATTTCTCCTTCTCCAGCTCATAAGCATGCTCCACTTCATATCATGGTGCAATAAACGTTGGATGCCAGATCCTGGATCAAATCAATG TGGCTTGTTTGGGTTATTCTTGTCAACCATCTCCTTCATTGCTTCATTTTCTGGAATTGCTGTACTGTATGTTTTGTATGTTCCAAGCTCATCTTGCGCGTTCAACATCTTTACGATTACATGGACAGCAATCTTGGTGAAGATAATGATGGCAATGTCACTGCATTCAAAG GTTAACGAGGGTCTTCTATCTTCTGGGATCATGGGCTCATATCTCGTCTTTCTTTGTTGGTCTGCACTCCACAG TGAACCGCAAACCGGGAAATGCCACTCTCAAATGAAAATTGCCAAAGATGGTGATTGGGCTACTATTGTG AGCTTCATTATTGCaatttgttccattgtgctggcCACATTTTCTACTGGAATTGACACCAAATCCTTCCAG TTTCGGAATGATGAAGTCCAATTGGAAGAGGACACCCCCTACAGCTACGAGATATTCCACTTTGTGTTTGCAATGGGAGCTATGTATTTTGCAATGTTGTTCATTAGCTGGGAGCTGAACCATCCAACAAGAAA GTGGAGCATAGATGTTGGATGGGCCAGTACATGGGTGAAGATCATCAACGAGTGGTTCGCGGCTAGCATATACA TTTGGAGATTGATATCTCCGGTCGTGTTGAGGAAGCAACCTGCCAATGATGCGGAGCTCGTGCCACGTAGGTCCACAGTATAG
- the LOC133889680 gene encoding uncharacterized protein LOC133889680 isoform X1, whose product MTTKAGGAELCGDGGAYEARRRQSLRARYAYGFIFFATNLLAWFVRDYGARALRGLHHVPVCGAGDSKCFQSGGVLRVSLGCFIFFCVMFATTFGSRKLHEVRNSWHSGCWILKSLVYVVSIGIPFIIPNTFVQLYGEIARLGAGSVINMLLLLHHPSRIFLLLQLISMLHFISWCNKRWMPDPGSNQCGLFGLFLSTISFIASFSGIAVLYVLYVPSSSCAFNIFTITWTAILVKIMMAMSLHSKVNEGLLSSGIMGSYLVFLCWSALHSEPQTGKCHSQMKIAKDGDWATIVSFIIAICSIVLATFSTGIDTKSFQFRNDEVQLEEDTPYSYEIFHFVFAMGAMYFAMLFISWELNHPTRKWSIDVGWASTWVKIINEWFAASIYIWRLISPVVLRKQPANDAELVPRRSTV is encoded by the exons ATGACGACCAAGGCAGGAGGCGCGGAGCTGTGCGGAGACGGCGGCGCGTACGAGGCGAGGAGGCGGCAGTCGCTGAGGGCGCGGTACGCGTACGGGTTCATCTTCTTCGCCACCAACCTGCTGGCCTGGTTCGTCAGGGACTACGGGGCCAGGGCGCTCCGCGGCCTGCACC ATGTGCCGGTTTGCGGGGCAGGCGACTCTAAGTGCTTCCAGTCTGGAGGGGTGCTTCGGGTGAGCTTGGGCTGCTTC ATATTTTTCTGTGTGATGTTTGCCACAACATTTGGGAGCCGCAAGCTCCACGAAGTTCGTAATTCATGGCATTCTGGATGTTGGATTCTGAAGTCTCTTGTGTATGTCGTGTCGATTGGCATCCCATTTATCATCCCGAACACCTTCGTCCAACTTTATG GTGAAATCGCCCGACTGGGTGCCGG GTCAGTAATTAACATGTTACTTCTGCTTCATCATCCCTCCAGGATATTTCTCCTTCTCCAGCTCATAAGCATGCTCCACTTCATATCATGGTGCAATAAACGTTGGATGCCAGATCCTGGATCAAATCAATG TGGCTTGTTTGGGTTATTCTTGTCAACCATCTCCTTCATTGCTTCATTTTCTGGAATTGCTGTACTGTATGTTTTGTATGTTCCAAGCTCATCTTGCGCGTTCAACATCTTTACGATTACATGGACAGCAATCTTGGTGAAGATAATGATGGCAATGTCACTGCATTCAAAG GTTAACGAGGGTCTTCTATCTTCTGGGATCATGGGCTCATATCTCGTCTTTCTTTGTTGGTCTGCACTCCACAG TGAACCGCAAACCGGGAAATGCCACTCTCAAATGAAAATTGCCAAAGATGGTGATTGGGCTACTATTGTG AGCTTCATTATTGCaatttgttccattgtgctggcCACATTTTCTACTGGAATTGACACCAAATCCTTCCAG TTTCGGAATGATGAAGTCCAATTGGAAGAGGACACCCCCTACAGCTACGAGATATTCCACTTTGTGTTTGCAATGGGAGCTATGTATTTTGCAATGTTGTTCATTAGCTGGGAGCTGAACCATCCAACAAGAAA GTGGAGCATAGATGTTGGATGGGCCAGTACATGGGTGAAGATCATCAACGAGTGGTTCGCGGCTAGCATATACA TTTGGAGATTGATATCTCCGGTCGTGTTGAGGAAGCAACCTGCCAATGATGCGGAGCTCGTGCCACGTAGGTCCACAGTATAG
- the LOC133889680 gene encoding uncharacterized protein LOC133889680 isoform X4 — translation MFATTFGSRKLHEVRNSWHSGCWILKSLVYVVSIGIPFIIPNTFVQLYGEIARLGAGSVINMLLLLHHPSRIFLLLQLISMLHFISWCNKRWMPDPGSNQCGLFGLFLSTISFIASFSGIAVLYVLYVPSSSCAFNIFTITWTAILVKIMMAMSLHSKVNEGLLSSGIMGSYLVFLCWSALHSEPQTGKCHSQMKIAKDGDWATIVSFIIAICSIVLATFSTGIDTKSFQFRNDEVQLEEDTPYSYEIFHFVFAMGAMYFAMLFISWELNHPTRKWSIDVGWASTWVKIINEWFAASIYIWRLISPVVLRKQPANDAELVPRRSTV, via the exons ATGTTTGCCACAACATTTGGGAGCCGCAAGCTCCACGAAGTTCGTAATTCATGGCATTCTGGATGTTGGATTCTGAAGTCTCTTGTGTATGTCGTGTCGATTGGCATCCCATTTATCATCCCGAACACCTTCGTCCAACTTTATG GTGAAATCGCCCGACTGGGTGCCGG GTCAGTAATTAACATGTTACTTCTGCTTCATCATCCCTCCAGGATATTTCTCCTTCTCCAGCTCATAAGCATGCTCCACTTCATATCATGGTGCAATAAACGTTGGATGCCAGATCCTGGATCAAATCAATG TGGCTTGTTTGGGTTATTCTTGTCAACCATCTCCTTCATTGCTTCATTTTCTGGAATTGCTGTACTGTATGTTTTGTATGTTCCAAGCTCATCTTGCGCGTTCAACATCTTTACGATTACATGGACAGCAATCTTGGTGAAGATAATGATGGCAATGTCACTGCATTCAAAG GTTAACGAGGGTCTTCTATCTTCTGGGATCATGGGCTCATATCTCGTCTTTCTTTGTTGGTCTGCACTCCACAG TGAACCGCAAACCGGGAAATGCCACTCTCAAATGAAAATTGCCAAAGATGGTGATTGGGCTACTATTGTG AGCTTCATTATTGCaatttgttccattgtgctggcCACATTTTCTACTGGAATTGACACCAAATCCTTCCAG TTTCGGAATGATGAAGTCCAATTGGAAGAGGACACCCCCTACAGCTACGAGATATTCCACTTTGTGTTTGCAATGGGAGCTATGTATTTTGCAATGTTGTTCATTAGCTGGGAGCTGAACCATCCAACAAGAAA GTGGAGCATAGATGTTGGATGGGCCAGTACATGGGTGAAGATCATCAACGAGTGGTTCGCGGCTAGCATATACA TTTGGAGATTGATATCTCCGGTCGTGTTGAGGAAGCAACCTGCCAATGATGCGGAGCTCGTGCCACGTAGGTCCACAGTATAG
- the LOC133889680 gene encoding uncharacterized protein LOC133889680 isoform X3, whose translation MTTKAGGAELCGDGGAYEARRRQSLRARYAYGFIFFATNLLAWFVRDYGARALRGLHHVPVCGAGDSKCFQSGGVLRVSLGCFIFFCVMFATTFGSRKLHEVRNSWHSGCWILKSLVYVVSIGIPFIIPNTFVQLYGEIARLGAGSVINMLLLLHHPSRIFLLLQLISMLHFISWCNKRWMPDPGSNQCGLFGLFLSTISFIASFSGIAVLYVLYVPSSSCAFNIFTITWTAILVKIMMAMSLHSKVNEGLLSSGIMGSYLVFLCWSALHSEPQTGKCHSQMKIAKDGDWATIVSFIIAICSIVLATFSTGIDTKSFQVEHRCWMGQYMGEDHQRVVRG comes from the exons ATGACGACCAAGGCAGGAGGCGCGGAGCTGTGCGGAGACGGCGGCGCGTACGAGGCGAGGAGGCGGCAGTCGCTGAGGGCGCGGTACGCGTACGGGTTCATCTTCTTCGCCACCAACCTGCTGGCCTGGTTCGTCAGGGACTACGGGGCCAGGGCGCTCCGCGGCCTGCACC ATGTGCCGGTTTGCGGGGCAGGCGACTCTAAGTGCTTCCAGTCTGGAGGGGTGCTTCGGGTGAGCTTGGGCTGCTTC ATATTTTTCTGTGTGATGTTTGCCACAACATTTGGGAGCCGCAAGCTCCACGAAGTTCGTAATTCATGGCATTCTGGATGTTGGATTCTGAAGTCTCTTGTGTATGTCGTGTCGATTGGCATCCCATTTATCATCCCGAACACCTTCGTCCAACTTTATG GTGAAATCGCCCGACTGGGTGCCGG GTCAGTAATTAACATGTTACTTCTGCTTCATCATCCCTCCAGGATATTTCTCCTTCTCCAGCTCATAAGCATGCTCCACTTCATATCATGGTGCAATAAACGTTGGATGCCAGATCCTGGATCAAATCAATG TGGCTTGTTTGGGTTATTCTTGTCAACCATCTCCTTCATTGCTTCATTTTCTGGAATTGCTGTACTGTATGTTTTGTATGTTCCAAGCTCATCTTGCGCGTTCAACATCTTTACGATTACATGGACAGCAATCTTGGTGAAGATAATGATGGCAATGTCACTGCATTCAAAG GTTAACGAGGGTCTTCTATCTTCTGGGATCATGGGCTCATATCTCGTCTTTCTTTGTTGGTCTGCACTCCACAG TGAACCGCAAACCGGGAAATGCCACTCTCAAATGAAAATTGCCAAAGATGGTGATTGGGCTACTATTGTG AGCTTCATTATTGCaatttgttccattgtgctggcCACATTTTCTACTGGAATTGACACCAAATCCTTCCAG GTGGAGCATAGATGTTGGATGGGCCAGTACATGGGTGAAGATCATCAACGAGTGGTTCGCGGCTAG
- the LOC133889680 gene encoding uncharacterized protein LOC133889680 isoform X5: MTTKAGGAELCGDGGAYEARRRQSLRARYAYGFIFFATNLLAWFVRDYGARALRGLHHVPVCGAGDSKCFQSGGVLRVSLGCFIFFCVMFATTFGSRKLHEVRNSWHSGCWILKSLVYVVSIGIPFIIPNTFVQLYGEIARLGAGIFLLLQLISMLHFISWCNKRWMPDPGSNQCGLFGLFLSTISFIASFSGIAVLYVLYVPSSSCAFNIFTITWTAILVKIMMAMSLHSKKVNEGLLSSGIMGSYLVFLCWSALHSEPQTGKCHSQMKIAKDGDWATIVSFIIAICSIVLATFSTGIDTKSFQFRNDEVQLEEDTPYSYEIFHFVFAMGAMYFAMLFISWELNHPTRK, from the exons ATGACGACCAAGGCAGGAGGCGCGGAGCTGTGCGGAGACGGCGGCGCGTACGAGGCGAGGAGGCGGCAGTCGCTGAGGGCGCGGTACGCGTACGGGTTCATCTTCTTCGCCACCAACCTGCTGGCCTGGTTCGTCAGGGACTACGGGGCCAGGGCGCTCCGCGGCCTGCACC ATGTGCCGGTTTGCGGGGCAGGCGACTCTAAGTGCTTCCAGTCTGGAGGGGTGCTTCGGGTGAGCTTGGGCTGCTTC ATATTTTTCTGTGTGATGTTTGCCACAACATTTGGGAGCCGCAAGCTCCACGAAGTTCGTAATTCATGGCATTCTGGATGTTGGATTCTGAAGTCTCTTGTGTATGTCGTGTCGATTGGCATCCCATTTATCATCCCGAACACCTTCGTCCAACTTTATG GTGAAATCGCCCGACTGGGTGCCGG GATATTTCTCCTTCTCCAGCTCATAAGCATGCTCCACTTCATATCATGGTGCAATAAACGTTGGATGCCAGATCCTGGATCAAATCAATG TGGCTTGTTTGGGTTATTCTTGTCAACCATCTCCTTCATTGCTTCATTTTCTGGAATTGCTGTACTGTATGTTTTGTATGTTCCAAGCTCATCTTGCGCGTTCAACATCTTTACGATTACATGGACAGCAATCTTGGTGAAGATAATGATGGCAATGTCACTGCATTCAAAG AAGGTTAACGAGGGTCTTCTATCTTCTGGGATCATGGGCTCATATCTCGTCTTTCTTTGTTGGTCTGCACTCCACAG TGAACCGCAAACCGGGAAATGCCACTCTCAAATGAAAATTGCCAAAGATGGTGATTGGGCTACTATTGTG AGCTTCATTATTGCaatttgttccattgtgctggcCACATTTTCTACTGGAATTGACACCAAATCCTTCCAG TTTCGGAATGATGAAGTCCAATTGGAAGAGGACACCCCCTACAGCTACGAGATATTCCACTTTGTGTTTGCAATGGGAGCTATGTATTTTGCAATGTTGTTCATTAGCTGGGAGCTGAACCATCCAACAAGAAAGTAA
- the LOC133887632 gene encoding sialyltransferase-like protein 3 produces the protein MTGASEDTKMKRQWIHPSCVLPLLVAVFLLLTFQCSLRHALQPPRRAAAAPADVVGSYYDATLMELSAVDPAASAVLRAAERLLEGNMSRAPADHRDAAVQGLRDWLSRQRFEPGVMSELVDLIKRPIDRYVGARDERRRYASCAVVGNSGILLATEHGALIDRHELVVRLNNAPAGGSSDARLARHVGAKTGLAFLNSNVLSRCTARSGCRYCRAYGQRVPILTYMCNARHFVEHAVCSADASPAPGASAAPVIVTDPRLDALCARLVKYYSLRRFVRETGRPAAEWGKRHEEGMFHYSSGMQAVVAAAGVCDRVSVFGFGKDPGARHHYHTLQRAELDLHDYEAEYEFYRDLEARPEAIPFLRDSSFRLPPVVFYR, from the coding sequence ATGACGGGTGCTTCGGAAGATACCAAGATGAAGAGGCAGTGGATCCATCCGTCGTGCGTCCTCCCTCTGCTCGTCGCCGTCTTCCTGCTCCTCACGTTCCAGTGCTCCCTGCGCCACGCCCTGCAGCCTCCTAGACGTGCCGCGGCTGCGCCGGCCGATGTCGTGGGAAGCTACTACGACGCCACGCTCATGGAGCTCTCGGCGGTGGACCCGGCGGCGTCGGCGGTGCTGCGGGCCGCAGAGAGGCTGCTCGAGGGGAACATGTCGAGGGCGCCCGCGGATCACCGGGACGCCGCGGTGCAGGGCTTGCGCGACTGGCTGAGCAGGCAGCGGTTCGAGCCTGGAGTGATGTCCGAGCTCGTGGACCTCATCAAACGCCCCATCGACAGGTACGTCGGGGCGAGGGACGAGCGCCGAAGGTACGCGTCGTGCGCTGTGGTCGGGAACAGCGGCATCCTGCTGGCGACGGAGCACGGGGCGCTCATCGATAGACACGAGCTGGTGGTCCGGCTCAACAACGCGCCCGCGGGCGGCAGCAGCGACGCGCGGCTCGCGCGCCACGTGGGCGCCAAGACCGGCCTGGCGTTCCTCAACAGCAACGTGCTGAGCCGGTGCACGGCCCGCAGCGGCTGCCGGTACTGCCGCGCCTACGGCCAGCGCGTGCCCATCCTGACGTATATGTGCAATGCCCGGCACTTCGTTGAGCACGCGGTGTGCAGCGCAGACGCCTCCCCGGCCCCGGGCGCCTCCGCGGCTCCGGTGATTGTGACGGACCCGCGGCTGGACGCGCTGTGCGCGCGGCTTGTCAAGTACTACTCGCTGCGCCGGTTCGTGCGCGAGACggggcggccggcggcggagtGGGGGAAGCGGCACGAGGAGGGGATGTTCCACTACTCGTCGGGGATGCAGGCGGTGGTGGCAGCGGCCGGGGTGTGCGACCGGGTGTCCGTGTTCGGGTTCGGCAAGGACCCGGGCGCGCGGCACCACTACCACACGCTGCAACGGGCCGAGCTGGACCTGCACGACTACGAGGCCGAGTACGAGTTCTACCGGGACCTCGAGGCGCGGCCCGAGGCCATACCGTTCCTCCGGGACTCCAGCTTCAGGCTGCCGCCGGTGGTGTTCTACCGATGA